The stretch of DNA GCACAGGAAGCATGTTAATTATTTCTTGGCGCAGCAGGTCAAGATCATCGTGAAGGTTCTGAAGGCGGTGGTGCATCTCGTCGCCGGCCTGGTCATAGCTGCCGGTGGGAGGGCGCTGCTCAAAGATACCATCAGAAGTAGGGGGCGTGCCAGAATGGGCCGCTGCCGCGGCGGCAGGTCCGGTAGTGGCATCTGGCTGCGGCGCCGGGTGCGTTAGTGAGGCCTGCTCGGCTACTGCCCGCTGTAATTCTTTCTCGGCATCCAGGTAGGCCTGTATTTTCTCTTCGAGGGGTTTCAGGGATGGATCGAGGTAGTTGAGGTTGCTGGCCATGCTGGGTTTGGTAGGGAGAAATAAGGAGTTACTAGTTCTCAGAACGAAACCCGAGCGTAGAAGGATGCAGGCAGCTTCAGGTAGATATTACAAGCCTAAAGTATACTACTAGGCAAAAGAATGGAGCTTAGCTGGCTGCCAGTGGTTTGGGCTTGTTGCGCTGGCACTTCTCACCGCAGTACTTCACCTCCTCCCAACAGTTACGCCACTTCTTGCGGTACTCAAAGGGGCGGCCGCAGGTCAGGCAAATTTTGGTGGGCAGGTTGCCTTTGGTGAGGCGCGCAGGGAGCTTGGAGGCAGAGGGCGGCATGGCAGGAGGGAACAATGGCCGGGGTGGCCTAGGGCTTACGTGAACTGAACCGCACATGGCCACCATAGTTTTCAGGTATCCTGCCAAAGCTGCTGCCCGTATCTTTGAGCCATGTCGCCATCTGCCCTTACCTCTCAGGATCCGCTCGGCCACGCCTTACTGGCCTACCAGCGCGGACAGCAAAACGCCACCATTACCGTGTACAGCAATGTAGCGGATGAAGAGCCGCTCCCCGCCGCCTACTTCTTCCGCACGCTCTGGGAGATGCCCGAGCTGGAGCGTACTGCCCTCAACGAATGTCGCGGTCGTGTGCTCGATCTAGGGGCCGGAGCCGGCTGCCATGCCCTTGAGCTGCAAAGCCGGGGTTTTGAGGTGAAGGCCGTGGATATTTCGCCCGGAGCAACGCAGGTGATGCAGGAGCGGGGCGTAGGCCAGGTAGCCTGCCACGATATCTACGATCAGGCCCTCACCCAGGAAAAATACGACACCGTATTGATGCTTATGAATGGCATTGGCTTGGCCGGCACCCTCGAAGGCCTGGAGCGTTTCCTGCAGCATGCCCACCAGCTGCTGGCTCCCGGCGGCCAAATCCTGGCTACCTCCTCTGATATCAGCTACCTCTACGAGGATGAAGATGGCGCCCTAGTGTTTGACCTCAACGGACCCTACTACGGCGAGGTAGAATACACTATGCAGTATGAGAACGAGGCCGGTGCCACCTTCCACTGGATCTTCGCCGACCCCAGCTTACTCCAGAACTGCGCCGAGGCCGCCGGCTATCAGGTTGAGTTTCTCGACGAAGACGACCAGCAGCAGTACCTCGTGCGGCTGACGCTAAAAGGCTAGCACATCCTGGGCGTTTTGGACAGTACGCGCAAAGGACATCACGCTGAGCGCAGCCGGGACAGGAAGTTCTTTTTGTTATTTAAAGGCCTTACTGTCTACATAGCCTAGGCCAGTTCCGGCAACCCCTGGTATGGCTCGAGAGTTACCAAAACTGGTCTAGCCCCTCACTTTTCGCTTTTACTATTTTTGAATGACTACTCCCTACGAAAAAACCTACACCGTTCGGTGGGCTGATATGGACCCCAATGGGCACATGCGCCACTCCGCCTACACCGATTATGCTGCCCAGCTCCGCATTGAGTATCTGGCGGCTCAGGGCTTCTCATTACAACGTTTTGCTCAGTTAGGAATAGGTCCTATTCTGTTCCGCGAGGACACCCGTTTCCTGAAGGAAATGCACATCAGTGAGCCACTGCGGGTAAACGGGGAACTAGCTGGCCTGAACGAAGACGGCTCCCGTTGGCGCATAGTGCACACCCTGTTTAAAGCAGATGGCCGCCCCGCCGCCACCGTTACCGTAGATGGGGCCTGGCTTGATTTGCGCGCCCGTAAGCTCATGGTGCCACCCGCTGAAATCACGGACATTATGCGCAACCTGCCCCGCCACGAGAGCTACGCCGACATCGTGCGCGAGCCGAAGGTATAACGCTAGGCCACTTATCCGGAGGGGTAACTTACTGTTACTCCTTACACAAACGCCTCACCGCCAGCAGAAGCATTGATTCCGTTGGCGGTGAGGCGTTCGTGTAAGGAAGCTGCAGCTAGCTTACGGCTTTCTTGATGCGCTCAATCTGCTGCTGATGATGCAGGATGTGGTCGAGCATGAAATCCAAGGTTTGGTTGATGGTGAGCATGCCTGAGCGGGGGTGCTTAAAGATGGCATGATTTACCAGCTTGCCCGGAAACTCGTTGAGCAGGCGCTCCAGGCGGCGGCGCACTGCTTCCCATTCCGCGCGCAGCTCCGAGATTGGGGGCGCTGTGGCAGGCATTAAGTTGGCCAGATACGTGGGGGCTTTAAAACGCGTGAAGGGGAGGCGTAAGGCCAGGCGCAGCAGTTTAGATTTCAGAAAGGTCCCGATGCCTGCTTTTTGGTGGCCCTCTTCCTGTAGCAGCTTCTTCTCTAAGTACTGGCCAATGGCTGTTTCTGATATAACCAAGTGCTGCACTACCTGCGCCGCCGACCACGTGTTTGCCCCCGGGGATTGATAAGCTTTATCGCCCAGCTCGGCCACGGAATTTAGCATACGGGTAGTGGCCTGTTCAAGCTGCTCTAAACGAAGGTGTAACCGATTGTTCATTGGGGAGAAACAGTGGGTGGGAGAGTGGCAATAGCCAAAAAGGTACGTAAAATTCAGGCTGCTGTGGAGCTAGTAAACGGAATGCCTGTGCCAGGCTAAGCCACCAGGCTTCCCCGCTATAACTGGGCCAAAAACAAACAGACCAGCCACCCCTAAGGCAACTGGTCTGTTGTGCGTATTGAGTAGCAGAGTGTTGCTAGCCCCAAACGAATTACTTGTTCACGTACAGCACTTCTTTCACTGCCTTCACCGTGCGCTCCACGTTGGGCAGAGCAGCATCAATGAGCGTCGGTGCGTAGGGCAGGGGCACGTCCATGTTAGTGATGCGCAGGACGGGAGCGTCGAGGTAGTCGAAGGCGCGGCGCTGTACCATGTACGACAGCTCCGAGCTGATGCTGGCCAGAGGCCAAGCTTCTTCTACTACCACCATGCGGTTGGTTTTCTTTACCGACTCGATAAGGGTATCGTAGTCGATGGGGCGAACCGAGCGCAGGTCAATAACCTCGGCGCTGATGCCCTCTTTGGCCAGCTCATCGGCGGCACCCAGGGCCACTTTCATCATTTTGCCGAAGCTCACGATGGTTACGTTCTCACCGGGGCGTACTACGTTGGCTTTGCCAATCGGAATGAGGTACTCTTCCTCAGGAACCTCGCCCTTGTCTCCGTACATCAGCTCCGACTCCATGAAGATAACCGGGTCAGCGTCGCGGATGGCGCTCTTCAGCAGGCCTTTAGCGTCGTAGGGGGTAGAAGGAACTACCACTTTCAGACCGGGCGTGTTAGCGTACCAGTTCTCGAAGTTCTGGGAGTGCTGCGACGACAGCATGCCGGCGTTGCCGGTAGGGCCGCGGAACACGATGGGGCAGGAGTACTGCCCACCCGACATCGAATAGATTTTGGCGGCGGAGTTAATCACCTGGTCGATTGCCACCAACGAGAAGTTGAAGGTCATGAACTCGATGATGGGCAGCAGACCATTGGCGGCCGCGCCCACCCCGATACCAGCGAAGCCCAGCTCAGCAATCGGCGTGTCAATCACGCGCTCCGGGCCGAATTCGTCGAGCATACCCTGGCTCACTTTGTAGGCGCCGTTGTACTCGGCTACTTCTTCACCCATCAGAAATACGCGCGGGTCGCGGCGCATTTCTTCAGACATGGCTTCACGCAGGGCTTCCCGGAATTGGATGGTCCGCATAATCGTAAGGAAAGACGAAAGAACTGTTCAGAATCAAAAAGCCGGAGGCTATCCGGCGCGTAAAGCTACAACGAAGCGGTGAGATGGTGAAATAGTGAGATAGTGAGTTTGCCGTTCTAGAGGCGCGAGTGACCTAGAGCGTGTCATTGCGAGGACGCAGGACGAAGCAATCCTTCCTTCCGCCCGCGTCACTTGCCAACCCATTGAAAAGTCCTTACATCCTGTATGGAAGTAGGGGCTTTTTTGTAGACCAGCAAATGGCGCGACCGGGAAGGAAAGATTGCTTCGTCCTGCGTCCTCGCAATGACAGGAGGCTTACCGCAGCGCTTCCAGAAACGCTTTGCCCTTCGCGAAATCCCGGAACTCTAGGTCCTCTACGGCGCGGTTAGCGTAGGTGCGGTCGAGGGCAACGGCGTGGCGCAGGTGCATGGCCATGGCGGGTTCGTTTTGTTGGCGGGCGGCTACCACGGCCAGGCAGTAGGCCAAGAGTGGGTCATCGGGGCGCAGGGCAATGGCCTCTTGGTAGATGTTGGCGGCACCTTGGTAATTGCCCTTCAGTACGTAAATCAGGGCGCGGTTCATGATATTCTGGTAGCTCTTGCCGCTGTAACTAAGGCTGCGTAGGGCATCATCGAGCTGGCCAACTTCAATTTCGAGGGCGGCTTTATCCGAGAAAACCTTGTTCAGCATAGGCCTAGAGCCCCCAAGCTTAATGGCGTAATCGTAGTTCTGCAGGGCTTCCAGCTTGTCGCCGGCGCGGTGGTAAGCGGTAGCCACGTGGTAGAACGACTCAGCGGTAGGGTTGCGGTGGGCGGCCAGTGTGAAGTTGACAGCGGCGCGGCGCAGGTAGGCCTTTTGCACCTTCGGGTTTACTTCTTTCTCAGAGCGCAACAGCAGCACCACTGCCAAGTTGTGATAGGCCTGCCAGAGGCCCGTAGTAGCCACTGAGGTTTCATAAATGCGCTGCTTTTCGGCCAGTAAGGGCGTGAGTGTGGCCGAATAGCGCAGCTCTTCCGGCGTGAGGGCATCAGCCTCGGTCTGCTTTTCTACAATCTTCTTGGAGAGTACATAAATCTCAGAGTCGTAGCGCTTGGGCGCGGTGTAGCGCACGGCCACGGTGCCAAAGCGCATAACTGGGTAGATGTACTGCTCCAGGTAGTCGTAAAACGACAATGCGTGCAGGCTTTTCTCTTTGGTCGCATACGTGCCGGGCGTGTCGTTGATGAGCAGCAACACGGAATCTACCTGGGCCGGCCGCAGCGCCGACTCCTGTACCTTGTTCAGGAACAGGTCCCAGCGGCGGTGGTAGGCCTCTGTTTCGAAGTCAATGTCGCGAACTTTGTTGAGGTAGGAGTCGGTATCTACCTGCTTCTTGTAGTACCTCAACAAGGCCTGCACGCGCTTGTCGGCCAGGCGCGGGTCGTGCCGGTCAAGCGAGTCGGGAGAGTGGCCCGCTACAATCATCACTTTCTCGGTACGCTGGTTCGCCTCAATGAAATCTTCCAGGGCGGCCACATTGGTGCCCAGGTAGTTACGGATTTCGGCTTTGCCGGCATCAAAGAAGAAAGGCAGCACCCGGGTACCACTCATGTTATTGCTCACCGACTCAGGCAGCAGGTTCAGGGCGGTATCTTGGCGCACTACCAGGCGGCTGGTAGTCACAATGCCGCGGGCCAGCTTGATTTCCTTGCCCTTCACGCGCTTACCGTTAGGTTTGAGCTCGTGCACGTCGGGGAGAGCTACCAATTCGCCGGGGCTTTTGCGCGGGGAGTAAGGGAAGGCAAACTGCTTGCGAATGAGAAGTTTGTCCTTCTGCTCCTCGTCGTAGATGTACTCGCCCGACATGAACGTCATGCGCCCGACGGTGTCTTCGCGCAGGCCGTTTTCATAGCGGTAGCTGAGCCCCAGGTTGTAAGCCACGCCTTTTTTAAGGTGCTTGACGGGCACTTTGGCCGTTACCTCAAACAGCACATTTTCGCCGTTGCTTTCCAGTACGGTTGGCTCTACGGTGATTTGCTGGCCAGATTGAGCTGACTTTAGCACCTTGGAGAGGGGCGAGCAGGCGGGCAGAAACCCCGCGGCACCAGCTAAAACAACCAACGAAAACAGACGGGGCAACGTACTTTGCATAAGCAACAGGAGCGGGGGTGGGGCGGAAATCCAGACAACAAACGTAAAACTGCCCACCACAGACGTATCTTGCGGAGCCATTTTACCGTAAGTGCTTGATACACTCCGTGAATTAGTATATTTTGGTCAATAGGTTAGCCACCGAAGGCAGCTTCTACTTCAGTACATATGAAACGACTAACCGACTTTATAGAAAAGCAGAGCTTTGGCGTCTGCAACGCCCTGGGCAACCGGTTAGGCTTCTCCTCCAGCAGTGTGCGGCTATCCTTCGTGTATGCCTCTTTCTTTACTTTCGGCTCGCCTATTGTGCTGTATTTTGCTTTGGCCTTCTGGATGAACGTTCGGCGGGCTATGCGGCGGCAGCGCAGCACAGTTTGGGATTTGTAATCGTTTCAGCTTCGAGTTACAAAATTTTTGAAAAGCCCGCGTTGCCTTCTGCAGCGCGGGCTTTTATATAAGGGCTTTTGCCAGGCTACTAGGTAAGCAAGTCAGGCTCTAATTCTGAGAAATGCTTCTTGCCTTTGCCAAAGTAGGCCCAAACCAAACTACCTCGGTACAGGCCTGCCCGCTCGGCGGTACGCCGTAGCGGCGGAAATTTCTGTCGCCGTTGGCGCCAGTAGGCCAGTTGCCGCCAGAATTGCCAGTGCGCCCGCAAAATAGCTCGAAACTCGGGAGTGTTGCCTTGGGTGAGCAGGCGCAGGGCAGCTACCCAGTCAAGCAGCAGGCGGGTGGTTACGGTACCAAGTAGCTCACTGCCATGGGTGTTCATGTACACCAGGGCTAACCCGTTGCGGAAGTTCAGGAAGGTTTTACGTGGGTTTGATTTATGCAAGGTGCCGCCCCCCACATGGTACACCATACTGACGCCCTGGTACCACACCTCAAAGCCAGCGTTTTGCAGGCGCCAGCAGAGGTCAATTTCTTCCATGTGCGCAAAAAACCTGGGCTCTAGGCCACCTAGTTGGTGCCAGGCAGTAGCCCGCACGAGCATGCAGGCGCCGGTGGCCCACGCTACTGGCCTAGCATCGTTGTACTGGCCTTGGTCGGTCTCGAGGGTGTCAAAGAGGCGGCCGCGGCAGAAGGGATAACCCAGGCGGTCGAGGTAGCCGCCGCCGGCACCGGCGTATTCCAGAAGCTGCCGCTCGGTCTCATTGCGGCTATACTGCCTGATTTTGGGTTGACAGGCAGCTATTTGGGGGCGTTGCTCCAGCAATTCTCGCTGGGGGCGCAGCCAACTGGGTGTTACCTCCACATCAGAGTTAAGCAGCACGTAGTACCGGAATCCAAACGTGTCAGTCCAGTCTTGGCCACGCGCTGCCTGTGGCCGCGGGTTTTTGGGCGCATTTGTCAGTGGTCCGGTCCATCGTACATCATCAAGGGCCGCATTATACCCTTTGCAGAAGCCTAGATTGTGCGCCAGCCTAATTACCCGCACCTGCGGAAACTCCTGCTCAAGCATGGCTACCGAGTCATCAGTAGAGGCGTTATCGGCCACAAAAACGGTGGCCCCATCGGAGTAGGCCAGCACCGATGGCAGGAAGCGGCGCAGGAAATCCTGGCCGTTCCAGTTGAGTATTACCACCGCTACATCGGCGCAGGGGCTGGGAGCTAGGCCACTGTTAGAGGCCAAAGCCACCGAGGTCGAGGCCGGGAATATTGGGGATGAGGCCCGACGTCTTGCTCTTCATTTCTTCCTTGGCCTTTTCGCCGGCTTCTTCCATCACCTTGTTCACGGCCGCTACCACTAGGTCGGCAAGCATGTCACGGTCTTGGGGTTGGAGCAGGGATTCGTCGATTTCCAGCTTTAGCAGGCGGCGCTGGCCGTTAGCAGTGGCCTTCACCAAGCCGCCCCCCGACTCGGCGGTGGCGGTAATGTGTTGCAGTTCATCTTGGGCCTGCTTCATCTTGTCCTGAAGCTCTTTCATTTTGCCCATCATCCCCATTACATCAAACATCTTTTAGAATCGTTGTTTCCAGCTAAATGGAAGGGTTTTTAAAATTGTTTTGCTACAGCTTGCTACAGGACTTCGCCTCTGTTGAGCCCGGGAGGAGCATCTCACCAGGCTCTAGGATATATCCACAATAAGTCTGTGCCACCGGCTCCTCAAGGAAAAAGCCAGTGGCGCAATTTACGTAAAGCATACGCATTACGTAATGGTAGAGCGGCGTGCCAGCGCCTTCGAAGTGACCGGGCAGTAGCCCTACCCCGGCGAGGGTGCCACCGCCAGCCTAACGGCCTGGGAAAACCTGGCCGACGCACTAGGCCGGGTGGGGCTTACCCCACCGCGCTCCTGAACTAGACGTTCGCTCTCACCGGCCGCGGGCCTATAGTTCCCCTGAACTGACCGTCGAGCTGACGGTAGTTGTTGGCTAGCCCATTACCTACGTGCCCATTTCGCTGGAAGACTACCGCTTAACCCTGCTGGCCGCCGGTATGCCCATGCCCACTGTGGCCTACGTGGTAAGTTCTAGCAGGTTCAGCATACCAAGCGGGCAGTTGGCCTTGATAGATGCTACCCCGCCTCGCCAAGTGTAGGGCCGGAAGCCTCAGCACTTGGCGGCTATTCTGCCGCCCGTGCCGGATAAAGACGCCTTTGGAGGCATCTGATGAGTACTTTCCACTAAAGGAGCAAGGTCTTTGTTTTTCAGAGAAGCGAGGTTTAGTGCAAGCACATCAGCGGTAGGTTGCCATATACTTACTTCCTATGCCGCTGCCGCGACTAAGTAGGTGCATTCTGCTTTAGTCAGGCAACTGTCTCGGTCCTGGCAGCATCTGCTGGCTGTGCTCCCCTCACTTATTCACCTTCCCGTGCAACGGCAGCAGTTGTCCGTTGCGCGCTATACTGCACAGGAAGCAGTAGAGGCTCGTGCTTAACCCTAGTTCACTCTCCATGACTCCTCTCTTCCCAAACACCACGCCACAGACACTTGCCCGTCTGGGTGGGGCCTTGTATTTAGCCATCATCGTATGTGGAGCTTTCTCAGAAGGGTTTGTAATGAGCCAGTTGGTGGTATCGGGCGATGCCGCGGCTACGGCGCGCAACATCCTGGCGGCCCCAGGGCTGTGGCAATGCGCCGTACTGCTTAATGTGCTGCTCGTCTTGTGTGCCGTGCCCCTGCAATGGATTGAGTATGTACTCCTTCGGCCCGTTCATCACCGCCTCGCCCTGCTGGCCTTAGTGCTAAACCTGGTGTCGCTGTCGGTAGAATCAGTGAGCAAAGTGTTTATGCTCCTCGTGCTGCCAACGCTGGAAAACACACAGTATATGCACACCCTGGGTCCGCAGCAGGTGGCTATGTTGGCGCACCTGCTATTGCATGCGCACGGTGTGGCGTTTAATGTCGCCTTACTGTTTTTCGGCCTCACCTGCCTGGTAAATGGCTACCTGATTTTCCACTCAGGCTACTTGCCCAAAGTCCTGGGCGTGGGGATGCAAGCTGCGGGGGGCAGCTATGTGGCGAGTTGCCTGGCCGCACTGTTTGCCCCGGCCTTGGCGGAGATGCTGCTACCAGCACTATTGCTGGTGCCGTTCCTCGGGGAGTTGTGCTTGTGCCTGTGGTTACTCCTTAAGGGAGTGAACATAACTACGTGGAAGGCTAGCGCAGCTCAGAGTCAGAAACTGAGGCCCGTGTTAGTGGGAGAGTAACGGTGTCCTGAGAAGCACGAAACAGTCATCAGGCGTCTTGCCTGACGGGCTCAGTACTCATAACGACTGTGCGGCAAAGTGTGCGCTGCAGCTACCTGAGCACACCGCTAGCAGAATTTACTGCCACTAGGGGGTTATTGATTTTGGGTGAATTTCCTGGTCAGTTCGCCGGTAATTAATAAGAGCTTGGGAACTGCCTGCGCAGGTCTGGTAAGTGCTTAACGCAAAATGGTAACAGTGCCCTGTCGCACCACATGCTGGTTGGCTTGGTCGTTGGCCTCAAAGCGCCACACGTAAGCGCCGGGTACCGGCGCGGCGGTGCCAATCCGGCCGTCCCAGGTTTGGTTGCGGGTGGTAGCCTTGAATACTTCTTGTCCGTTGCGGTCAATCACCACAAACCGGAAATTATCAAGGTAACTACCTTTGAGCTCCAGCACATCATTCAGGCCGTCGCCGTTGGGAGTGAAGGCAGTGGGCACAAAAAGCTTGAGGGCGCGTGCTACGGTAGCAATGTTTGAGTAGCTGGGGCTTGCTAGGCCACCTCCCGTTACCTCAATGCGGTAGCGAAGTACCTGCTGGTTCTGCTGGCTAATTAAGGGAGCAAGATCCGAAATGGCTAAGCTAGTGCCCGCAGCAATGGTGCCCAAAGCGGCACCATCGGCCCCGAGGCCGACTACCCGGTAGCTGACCGGCACCGCCGGATCAGGTCCCTGAAAAGCCGTCCAAGTTAAACTAACTAGCGTACCCTCCTGGTTTGCACTGCTGGCAGTAAGCAAAACCGGGCAGGTGGTGGGGCTGCTACTTGAGCGGTTGCCGCAGGCATTCTGGAACAGCGCCGAATAGCACAGCGAACCAGTAAGGGTATTGATAGAGTCGCGGAGGGTGCGGTTTGGGGTGGTGCGCAGCTCTGAGCCGTTACGCAGGTAGGTGAGCTGCCCCCCGGTAGGCGTGCCCGGTACTACAGCCGTTAACTCTACCTGATTACGCAGGTTAAATGACGCACTGAGGCGCGGGGCAGGAGGTGCCAGGGTAGAAACGGTGGTGACGGTGGCCTCATTAGAAACGGAGGCTACGGAACCAGATACCGCCGTAAGCTGGTAGGTGTAGGCCTCTCCGCACGTTACGTCGGGGTCTTCGTACTGAGTAGTGCCGGCGGGTAGGGTGCGCAGGGTTTGGCCGTTGCGGGTAAGCACAAAGCTACCCGGCTGGCTGGTGGCCCACGTGAGGCGGTTTCGCCCATCCAGCGAGGTGGCTGTCAACGCCACGGCGCAGATATTGGTAGAGCTAAGAGCTGTGGTAGATGGCTGGCAGGCATCGGTCAGGAGCAAGCGGTAGCAGCCGGTGGGGGTGGTAGCGGCCAGGGTGTAGCTGGTAGCAGCTGCCGGAACCGTAGCCACAGTGCGGTAGCCGGTGGGGGCGGCGCCATCGGCTACCTGCAGGCTATAGGTGTAAGCCGGCTGCAGGGCCGCAAACTGAAACTGCAACGTGTTGGACCCACTCACCGCCAGCCGCTGCATGACTGGCTGCTGCGGGGCTGGCAGCGGCGTAAACGACTGCTGGGCCGAGTTGGTGCATAACTCAGCCGATACATAGCTCCCCGCCACGGTCACCGTTGTTACGCCAGTAACCGGAAAGGTGGTTTGCGTACCAGAGCGAACGGCTACAGCCGGCCCGGAGCCTACTTGAACGGTATAGCTGTCATAGGTGCGGTCCGTTACGGTTACCTGCACGGTGCCGGGACCGCAGGCCTGGAGCGTGAAGGTAGGCGGGGGAGAGGCCTTAACTTCAAAGGCCGGAGGTACCACCAAAGCCCCCGATGAGCTTCCGGAGCCGGCATTAGCATTCACATTAATAGAAACTACCAACGG from Hymenobacter taeanensis encodes:
- a CDS encoding gliding motility-associated C-terminal domain-containing protein, whose product is MMKRIVPALLFLFTLSLLPTTLVWAQCTPTVPVGPEFNFQFVDALTKQPITGRFLCLGRKVRIVDRSVPKPANRRNFYKIANPSAACSFAEGDTSVFFTPEREGPLVVSINVNANAGSGSSSGALVVPPAFEVKASPPPTFTLQACGPGTVQVTVTDRTYDSYTVQVGSGPAVAVRSGTQTTFPVTGVTTVTVAGSYVSAELCTNSAQQSFTPLPAPQQPVMQRLAVSGSNTLQFQFAALQPAYTYSLQVADGAAPTGYRTVATVPAAATSYTLAATTPTGCYRLLLTDACQPSTTALSSTNICAVALTATSLDGRNRLTWATSQPGSFVLTRNGQTLRTLPAGTTQYEDPDVTCGEAYTYQLTAVSGSVASVSNEATVTTVSTLAPPAPRLSASFNLRNQVELTAVVPGTPTGGQLTYLRNGSELRTTPNRTLRDSINTLTGSLCYSALFQNACGNRSSSSPTTCPVLLTASSANQEGTLVSLTWTAFQGPDPAVPVSYRVVGLGADGAALGTIAAGTSLAISDLAPLISQQNQQVLRYRIEVTGGGLASPSYSNIATVARALKLFVPTAFTPNGDGLNDVLELKGSYLDNFRFVVIDRNGQEVFKATTRNQTWDGRIGTAAPVPGAYVWRFEANDQANQHVVRQGTVTILR
- a CDS encoding DUF2256 domain-containing protein — its product is MPPSASKLPARLTKGNLPTKICLTCGRPFEYRKKWRNCWEEVKYCGEKCQRNKPKPLAAS
- a CDS encoding class I SAM-dependent methyltransferase, encoding MSPSALTSQDPLGHALLAYQRGQQNATITVYSNVADEEPLPAAYFFRTLWEMPELERTALNECRGRVLDLGAGAGCHALELQSRGFEVKAVDISPGATQVMQERGVGQVACHDIYDQALTQEKYDTVLMLMNGIGLAGTLEGLERFLQHAHQLLAPGGQILATSSDISYLYEDEDGALVFDLNGPYYGEVEYTMQYENEAGATFHWIFADPSLLQNCAEAAGYQVEFLDEDDQQQYLVRLTLKG
- a CDS encoding acyl-CoA thioesterase codes for the protein MTTPYEKTYTVRWADMDPNGHMRHSAYTDYAAQLRIEYLAAQGFSLQRFAQLGIGPILFREDTRFLKEMHISEPLRVNGELAGLNEDGSRWRIVHTLFKADGRPAATVTVDGAWLDLRARKLMVPPAEITDIMRNLPRHESYADIVREPKV
- a CDS encoding glycosyltransferase family 2 protein translates to MASNSGLAPSPCADVAVVILNWNGQDFLRRFLPSVLAYSDGATVFVADNASTDDSVAMLEQEFPQVRVIRLAHNLGFCKGYNAALDDVRWTGPLTNAPKNPRPQAARGQDWTDTFGFRYYVLLNSDVEVTPSWLRPQRELLEQRPQIAACQPKIRQYSRNETERQLLEYAGAGGGYLDRLGYPFCRGRLFDTLETDQGQYNDARPVAWATGACMLVRATAWHQLGGLEPRFFAHMEEIDLCWRLQNAGFEVWYQGVSMVYHVGGGTLHKSNPRKTFLNFRNGLALVYMNTHGSELLGTVTTRLLLDWVAALRLLTQGNTPEFRAILRAHWQFWRQLAYWRQRRQKFPPLRRTAERAGLYRGSLVWAYFGKGKKHFSELEPDLLT
- a CDS encoding DinB family protein, with the translated sequence MLNSVAELGDKAYQSPGANTWSAAQVVQHLVISETAIGQYLEKKLLQEEGHQKAGIGTFLKSKLLRLALRLPFTRFKAPTYLANLMPATAPPISELRAEWEAVRRRLERLLNEFPGKLVNHAIFKHPRSGMLTINQTLDFMLDHILHHQQQIERIKKAVS
- a CDS encoding YbaB/EbfC family nucleoid-associated protein; this encodes MFDVMGMMGKMKELQDKMKQAQDELQHITATAESGGGLVKATANGQRRLLKLEIDESLLQPQDRDMLADLVVAAVNKVMEEAGEKAKEEMKSKTSGLIPNIPGLDLGGFGL
- a CDS encoding PspC domain-containing protein, giving the protein MKRLTDFIEKQSFGVCNALGNRLGFSSSSVRLSFVYASFFTFGSPIVLYFALAFWMNVRRAMRRQRSTVWDL
- a CDS encoding DUF4386 domain-containing protein, translating into MTPLFPNTTPQTLARLGGALYLAIIVCGAFSEGFVMSQLVVSGDAAATARNILAAPGLWQCAVLLNVLLVLCAVPLQWIEYVLLRPVHHRLALLALVLNLVSLSVESVSKVFMLLVLPTLENTQYMHTLGPQQVAMLAHLLLHAHGVAFNVALLFFGLTCLVNGYLIFHSGYLPKVLGVGMQAAGGSYVASCLAALFAPALAEMLLPALLLVPFLGELCLCLWLLLKGVNITTWKASAAQSQKLRPVLVGE
- a CDS encoding tetratricopeptide repeat protein, whose translation is MAPQDTSVVGSFTFVVWISAPPPLLLLMQSTLPRLFSLVVLAGAAGFLPACSPLSKVLKSAQSGQQITVEPTVLESNGENVLFEVTAKVPVKHLKKGVAYNLGLSYRYENGLREDTVGRMTFMSGEYIYDEEQKDKLLIRKQFAFPYSPRKSPGELVALPDVHELKPNGKRVKGKEIKLARGIVTTSRLVVRQDTALNLLPESVSNNMSGTRVLPFFFDAGKAEIRNYLGTNVAALEDFIEANQRTEKVMIVAGHSPDSLDRHDPRLADKRVQALLRYYKKQVDTDSYLNKVRDIDFETEAYHRRWDLFLNKVQESALRPAQVDSVLLLINDTPGTYATKEKSLHALSFYDYLEQYIYPVMRFGTVAVRYTAPKRYDSEIYVLSKKIVEKQTEADALTPEELRYSATLTPLLAEKQRIYETSVATTGLWQAYHNLAVVLLLRSEKEVNPKVQKAYLRRAAVNFTLAAHRNPTAESFYHVATAYHRAGDKLEALQNYDYAIKLGGSRPMLNKVFSDKAALEIEVGQLDDALRSLSYSGKSYQNIMNRALIYVLKGNYQGAANIYQEAIALRPDDPLLAYCLAVVAARQQNEPAMAMHLRHAVALDRTYANRAVEDLEFRDFAKGKAFLEALR
- a CDS encoding pyruvate dehydrogenase complex E1 component subunit beta; this translates as MRTIQFREALREAMSEEMRRDPRVFLMGEEVAEYNGAYKVSQGMLDEFGPERVIDTPIAELGFAGIGVGAAANGLLPIIEFMTFNFSLVAIDQVINSAAKIYSMSGGQYSCPIVFRGPTGNAGMLSSQHSQNFENWYANTPGLKVVVPSTPYDAKGLLKSAIRDADPVIFMESELMYGDKGEVPEEEYLIPIGKANVVRPGENVTIVSFGKMMKVALGAADELAKEGISAEVIDLRSVRPIDYDTLIESVKKTNRMVVVEEAWPLASISSELSYMVQRRAFDYLDAPVLRITNMDVPLPYAPTLIDAALPNVERTVKAVKEVLYVNK